A genome region from Microtus ochrogaster isolate Prairie Vole_2 chromosome 1, MicOch1.0, whole genome shotgun sequence includes the following:
- the Ndufb1 gene encoding NADH dehydrogenase [ubiquinone] 1 beta subcomplex subunit 1 → MTLLQLVREHWVHILVPMGFVFGCYLDRRDDEKLTAFRNKSMLYRRELRPNEEVTWK, encoded by the exons ATGACCTTGCTTCAGCTTGTACGTGAACACTGGGTTCATATACTTGTTCCTATGGGATTTGTCTTTGGATGCTATCTAGACAGGAGGGATGATGAAAAGCTAACTGCCTTCCGGAATAAGAGTATGCTATATCGGAG GGAACTGAGGCCCAATGAAGAAGTTACTTGGAAGTAA
- the Cpsf2 gene encoding cleavage and polyadenylation specificity factor subunit 2, with the protein MTSIIKLTTLSGVQEESALCYLLQVDEFRFLLDCGWDEHFSMDIIDSLRKHVHQIDAVLLSHPDPLHLGALPFAVGKLGLNCAIYATIPVYKMGQMFMYDLYQSRHNTEDFTLFTLDDVDAAFDKIQQLKFSQIVNLKGKGHGLSITPLPAGHMIGGTIWKIVKDGEEEIVYAVDFNHKREIHLNGCSLEMLSRPSLLITDSFNATYVQPRRKQRDEQLLTNVLETLRGDGNVLIAVDTAGRVLELAQLLDQIWRTKDAGLGVYSLALLNNVSYNVVEFSKSQVEWMSDKLMRCFEDKRNNPFQFRHLSLCHGLSDLARVPSPKVVLASQPDLECGFSRDLFIQWCQDPKNSIILTYRTTPGTLARFLIDNPSEKVTEIELRKRVKLEGKELEEYVEKEKLKKEAAKKLEQSKEADIDSSDESDVEEDIDQPSAHKTKHDLMMKGEGSRKGSFFKQAKKSYPMFPAPEERIKWDEYGEIIKPEDFLVPELQATEEEKSKLESGLTNGDEPMDQDLSDVPTKCVSATESIEIKARVTYIDYEGRSDGDSIKKIINQMKPRQLIIVHGPPEASQDLAECCRAFGGKDIKVYMPKLHETVDATSETHIYQVRLKDSLVSSLQFCKAKDAELAWIDGVLDMRVSKVDTGVILEEGELKDDGEDSEMQVDGPSDSSAIAQQKAMKSLFGDDDKELGEETEIIPTLEPLPPHEVPGHQSVFMNEPRLSDFKQVLLREGIQAEFVGGVLVCNNQVAVRRTETGRIGLEGCLCQDFYRIRDLLYEQYAIV; encoded by the exons ATGACATCTATCATCAAATTAACTACCCTCTCCGGGGTCCAAGAAGAGTCTGCTCTTTGCTATCTTCTCCAGGTTGATGAGTTTAGGTTTTTGTTGGactgtggctgggatgaacaCTTCTCTATGGACATTATTGATTCCCTGAGGAA GCATGTTCACCAGATTGATGCAGTGCTCCTGTCTCACCCCGATCCACTCCACCTTGGCGCCCTCCCATTCGCTGTGGGGAAGCTGGGTCTGAACTGTGCCATCTATGCCACCATTCCTGTTTACAAAATGGGGCAGATGTTCATGTATGACCTCTATCAG TCTCGCCACAATACGGAAGATTTTACCCTCTTTACATTAGATGATGTGGATGCAGCCTTTGATAAAATCCAGCAGCTAAAATTCTCTCAGATTGTGAACTTGAAAG gcaaaggacatggtttgTCTATCACACCCCTGCCAGCTGGCCATATGATAGGAGGGACAATATGGAAAATAGTcaaagatggagaagaggaaatCGTGTATGCCGTTGACTTCAACCACAAGAGGGAGAT CCACTTAAATGGATGTTCCCTGGAAATGCTAAGCAGACCCTCTCTACTTATCACAGATTCATTTAATGCTACATATGTACAGCctagaaggaaacagagagacgAGCAGCTCCTGA caAATGTCCTGGAAACTCTTCGGGGTGATGGAAACGTGCTCATAGCGGTGGACACAGCAGGCCGAGTTCTGGAGCTTGCTCAGCTTCTTGATCAGATTTGGAGAACTAAAGATGCAGGGCTGGGTGTTTATTCACTGGCACTCCTGAATAATGTCAGTTATAACGTGGTGGAGTTTTCCAAATCACAG GTAGAATGGATGAGTGATAAATTAATGAGATGTTttgaagacaaaagaaataacCCATTTCAGTTTCGCCATCTCTCTCTGTGCCATGGTCTTTCTGACTTGGCTCGAGTTCCAAGCCCCAAAGTTGTACTTGCCAGCCAGCCTGACCTTGAGTGTGGATTCTCAAGGGATCTCTTTATTCAGTGGTGTCAGGACCCGAAAAACTCAATCATTCTAACTTACAGAACAACTCCTGGGACTTTAGCACGTTTCTTAATTGATAATCCTTCTGAGAAAGTTACAGAAATAGAG CTGAGGAAACGCGTGAAGCTTGAAGGGAAAGAACTTGAAGAATATGtggaaaaagagaaactaaagaaagaagcTGCTAAGAAACTTGAGCAATCGAAAGA GGCAGACATCGACTCCAGCGATGAGAGTGACGTGGAGGAAGATATCGACCAGCCTTCGGCTCATAAGACAAAGCACGACCTCATGATGAAAGGGGAAGGCAGTCGCAAAGGCAGCTTCTTCAAACAGGCCAAAAAATCCTACCCTATGTTTCCTGCCccagaagaaagaattaaatgGGATGAATACGGAGAGATCATCAA ACCAGAAGATTTCTTAGTGCCAGAACTTCAGgctactgaagaagaaaaaagcaaattagaATCTGGTTTGACAAATGGAGATGAGCCCATGGATCAGGACCTGTCTGATGTTCCCACCAAGTGTGTTTCTGCAACAGAGTCTATTGAGATAAA AGCCAGGGTTACTTACATAGACTACGAAGGACGCTCTGACGGAGACTCCATTAAAAAGATCATCAATCAGATGAAACCACGGCAGTTGATCATTGTCCATGGCCCACCAGAGGCCAGTCAGGATCTGGCTGAGTGCTGCCGTGCATTTGGTGGGAAAGATATTAAAGTATACATGCCAAAGCTACACGAAACAGTTGATGCCACAAGCGAAACGCATATCTACCAG GTCAGATTAAAGGACTCGCTTGTCAGCTCCCTTCAGTTTTGTAAAGCCAAAGATGCCGAGTTAGCTTGGATAGATGGCGTCTTAGACATGAGAGTTTCCAAAGTGGACACAGGAGTTATTCTGGAAGAAGGAGAGCTCAAGGATGATGGAGAAGACTCGGAAATGCAGGTGGATGGCCCTTCAGATTCCAGTGCCATAGCCCAGCAGAAGGCCATGAAGAGTCTGTTCGGAGATGATGACAAGGAATTGGGTGAAGAGACTGAGATCATCCCCACCCTGGAGCCTTTGCCGCCTCATGAG GTTCCTGGACATCAGTCCGTTTTTATGAATGAGCCAAGACTATCTGACTTCAAGCAAGTTCTTTTGCGGGAGGGGATTCAAGCCGAATTTGTAGGGGGCGTACTTGTCTGCAACAATCAAGTAGCAGTCCGCAGA ACAGAAACTGGACGCATCGGGTTAGAAGGCTGCCTTTGTCAAGACTTTTATAGGATACGAGACCTTTTATATGAACAGTATGCCATTGTGTAA